The proteins below come from a single Candidatus Aminicenantes bacterium genomic window:
- a CDS encoding succinylglutamate desuccinylase, which yields MPQPSPRPIRKRRPIVFSALLLALLGLAGFFASRDFLSMRTEEPIYPAAGLTVRRPLSFYFPPLAGTPGDTDVFVFEGREKGGRVLILGGTHPNEPAGFISAVTLIENLRVDRGAVIIIPRANASGFTHSDPHEASPQRYSLETPSGRRSFRLGSRVTNPVHQWPDPTIYVNPGGQALAGVEARNLNRAYPGRPRGNLTERTAFAVMELIRREKIDLGIDLHESAPEYPVINALVFHETAADLAALAQISLQDQGLDFRLEASPPNLRGLSHREWGDAAGIMAVLLETPNASHGRLKGRPSASLVVDGRDRFYVRAAELGRLFVPFGPEGIPLNDRVARHLAGVAALLAGLADLEPDKAVVAEGIPAAADIRARGVGASLHGPAARRP from the coding sequence GTGCCGCAACCCAGCCCGCGCCCCATCCGCAAGCGGCGGCCGATCGTCTTTTCGGCGCTCCTGCTCGCCCTGCTCGGGCTGGCCGGTTTCTTCGCGTCCCGCGATTTTCTCTCGATGCGAACCGAGGAGCCGATCTATCCCGCGGCCGGTCTGACCGTCCGCCGGCCGCTCTCGTTCTACTTCCCGCCGCTCGCGGGCACGCCCGGCGATACGGACGTCTTCGTCTTCGAAGGCCGCGAAAAAGGCGGCCGCGTGCTCATCCTCGGAGGCACCCATCCCAACGAGCCCGCCGGGTTCATCAGCGCCGTGACCCTGATCGAGAATCTCCGGGTCGACCGGGGAGCCGTGATCATCATCCCGCGGGCCAACGCCAGCGGCTTCACCCATTCCGACCCGCACGAGGCAAGCCCGCAGAGGTATTCGCTCGAAACGCCCTCGGGCCGACGCTCCTTCCGGCTCGGCTCGCGGGTGACCAACCCCGTTCACCAATGGCCCGACCCGACGATCTACGTCAATCCCGGTGGCCAGGCCTTGGCCGGCGTCGAGGCCCGCAATCTCAACCGTGCCTACCCCGGGCGACCGCGCGGCAATTTGACCGAACGGACGGCGTTCGCCGTCATGGAGCTCATCCGCCGGGAGAAGATCGACCTGGGCATCGATCTTCACGAATCGGCGCCCGAATATCCCGTGATCAACGCCCTCGTCTTCCACGAGACCGCCGCGGACCTGGCCGCGCTGGCCCAGATAAGCCTCCAGGACCAGGGGCTGGACTTCCGGCTGGAAGCCTCCCCGCCCAACCTGAGGGGGCTGTCGCACCGCGAGTGGGGAGACGCGGCGGGGATCATGGCCGTGCTCCTGGAAACCCCGAACGCCTCGCACGGCAGGCTTAAGGGCCGGCCCTCGGCCTCGTTGGTCGTGGACGGACGGGACCGATTCTATGTCCGGGCCGCCGAGCTGGGCCGCCTGTTCGTCCCCTTCGGGCCCGAGGGGATCCCGCTCAACGACCGCGTCGCCCGCCACCTCGCAGGCGTCGCCGCCCTTCTGGCCGGGCTGGCCGACCTGGAACCGGACAAGGCGGTGGTTGCGGAGGGGATTCCG
- a CDS encoding TRAP transporter large permease subunit — MAEPLLLLLMVGVFTALAVGFKIPLGPSLALAALAGALLGGHGFALRHLVEGAFGFFDIILIIASAMIFMKTLQASGLLDGLTAGVLRAFHRRPVALLWTMMGLMMLPGMITGSSLAAVLSTGPLVAPVLMRLGLPPARTAAFVASGAVIGMIAPPVNILVMIMGAGVDMPYVGLTVPLLLITVPLALIVPLVLGLGRIRAVPTDEMRDLLPEFDARPYGARIYLPLVLVLVLLILQSAGVRGPASLGLPAVFILGSLAAPFCGRRFSYLRTTQTAVVDALPILSILAGVGMFIQVMTLTGARGWAVLTFLSLPPALLFAGIAIGMPLFGGVSAFGSASVLGVPFLLALSGRNALITAAALSAIVGIGDFMPPAAMAARFSAQAVGERDLGRVLRACLAPALIILAVGLGVLLLAPALDKIL, encoded by the coding sequence ATGGCGGAACCGCTCCTTCTCCTCCTCATGGTCGGGGTGTTCACCGCCCTGGCCGTGGGCTTCAAGATCCCGCTGGGGCCAAGCCTGGCCCTGGCCGCGTTGGCCGGAGCGCTCCTCGGAGGACACGGCTTCGCCCTCCGGCATCTCGTCGAGGGTGCTTTCGGCTTCTTCGACATCATTCTGATCATCGCCTCGGCCATGATCTTTATGAAAACCCTGCAGGCCTCGGGCCTGTTGGACGGGCTGACGGCGGGCGTCCTGCGGGCGTTTCACCGCCGCCCCGTCGCTCTGCTTTGGACGATGATGGGCCTGATGATGCTGCCCGGTATGATCACCGGGTCTTCGCTGGCCGCCGTTCTCAGCACGGGCCCGCTCGTCGCCCCCGTCCTGATGAGACTGGGGCTCCCTCCGGCTCGGACCGCCGCCTTCGTCGCTTCGGGCGCGGTGATCGGGATGATCGCCCCGCCCGTTAACATCCTGGTCATGATCATGGGGGCGGGGGTCGACATGCCCTACGTCGGCTTGACGGTTCCTCTGCTTCTCATCACGGTTCCGCTGGCCCTCATAGTGCCGCTCGTCCTCGGCCTCGGCCGGATCCGGGCCGTTCCCACCGATGAGATGCGAGACCTTCTGCCGGAGTTCGACGCCCGGCCCTACGGGGCCCGAATCTATCTGCCGCTCGTCCTGGTCCTTGTCCTCCTCATCCTGCAGAGCGCCGGCGTTCGGGGACCGGCATCTCTCGGGCTTCCGGCGGTATTCATTCTGGGCAGTCTGGCCGCACCGTTTTGCGGTCGGCGTTTCTCGTATCTGCGGACGACCCAGACGGCCGTCGTCGACGCCCTGCCCATTCTGTCGATCCTGGCCGGAGTCGGCATGTTCATCCAGGTCATGACCCTTACCGGCGCCCGCGGCTGGGCCGTACTGACTTTCCTGTCCCTGCCTCCGGCCTTGCTCTTCGCCGGGATCGCGATCGGGATGCCGCTTTTCGGCGGCGTCTCGGCCTTCGGCTCGGCTTCGGTCCTGGGCGTGCCGTTCCTGCTGGCCCTCTCGGGCCGCAACGCCCTGATCACGGCCGCGGCCCTCTCCGCCATCGTCGGGATCGGCGACTTCATGCCCCCGGCGGCCATGGCGGCGCGCTTCTCCGCCCAGGCCGTCGGGGAGAGGGACCTCGGCCGGGTCCTGCGGGCGTGTCTCGCGCCGGCCCTGATCATCCTAGCGGTCGGACTCGGCGTCCTCTTACTTGCCCCCGCCTTGGACAAGATCCTATGA